A stretch of Mytilus edulis chromosome 11, xbMytEdul2.2, whole genome shotgun sequence DNA encodes these proteins:
- the LOC139494377 gene encoding ice nucleation protein-like, producing MTYDYTALVANGNTAPMIYGYTAPMTNGDTTPMAYGYTAPMTNGYTTPMAYGYTALMTNGYTTPMVYGYIALMTNGFTTPMAYGYTALTTNGYIAPMTYRYTTSMSYKYTTPMTYGYISPMTYRYFTPMSYRYTTPMKYGYIAPMTYRHTTPMTNGYTTSMAYGYTALMTNGYTTPMAYGYTALMTNGFTTTMAYGYTALTTNGYIAPMTYGYTAPMSYKYTTPMTYGYISPMTYRYFKPMSYRYTTPMTYGYIAPMTYRHTTPMTYGYTTLIAYGNTALMKYGYTLHI from the coding sequence ATGACATACGATTACACTGCACTTGTGGCAAACGGCAACACAGCACCCATGATATATGGATACACTGCACCCATGACAAACGGTGACACTACACCCATGGCATACGGATACACTGCACCCATGACAAACGGTTACACTACACCCATGGCATACGGATACACTGCACTCATGACTAACGGTTACACTACACCCATGGTATATGGATACATTGCACTCATGACAAACGGTTTCACTACACCCATGGCATACGGATACACTGCACTCACGACAAACGGTTACATTGCACCCATGACATACAGATACACTACATCCATGTCATACAAATACACAACACCCATGACATACGGATACATTTCACCCATGACATACAGATACTTTACACCCATGTCATACAGATACACTACACCCATGAAATACGGATACATTGCACCCATGACATACAGACACACCACACCCATGACAAACGGTTACACTACATCCATGGCATACGGATACACTGCACTCATGACTAACGGTTACACTACACCCATGGCATATGGATACACTGCACTCATGACAAACGGTTTCACTACAACCATGGCATACGGATACACTGCACTCACGACAAACGGTTACATTGCACCCATGACATACGGATACACTGCACCCATGTCATACAAATACACAACACCCATGACATACGGATACATTTCACCCATGACATACAGATACTTTAAACCCATGTCATACAGATACACTACACCCATGACATACGGATACATTGCACCCATGACATACAGACACACCACACCCATGACATACGGATACACTACACTCATAGCATACGGAAACACTGCAC